TAATTGATTATGGCGACTAACACTAATCAAAAATCAATGGCGAGATTAGAAGCTCGTCTGAGTCCAGAAATTAAAGCTCTGTTACAGAAAGCCGCCGATTTAGAGGGACGCACTCTGACTGATTTTGTTGTCACAAGTCTTCAAGCGGAAGCTTACCGAGTCATCGAGAAACACCAAACCCTGAAATTGAGTATTGAGGATAGTGAAGCGTTTGTCGATGCAGTTATCCATTCTCCTCAACCTAATCATGCACTTCAAGCCGCAGCGCTACGATATAAACAGGAAATTGATATCTAATGGTTCTCAAAATTGAACCCCTCAACACTCGTCAGCATATTCGCTCCGGTTTCTGTTGTGGGAAAGATAGTTTAGATAACTATATTCGTAAACAAGCATCTCAGGATCTCAAAAGGCGAGTCTCAACTGTGTTTGTTTTAATTGATAATCCTGAACTTAATGTTTTAGCTTATTATACCCTTTGTTCCTATACTGTTGATATTACAG
The DNA window shown above is from Planktothrix serta PCC 8927 and carries:
- a CDS encoding type II toxin-antitoxin system TacA family antitoxin, which gives rise to MATNTNQKSMARLEARLSPEIKALLQKAADLEGRTLTDFVVTSLQAEAYRVIEKHQTLKLSIEDSEAFVDAVIHSPQPNHALQAAALRYKQEIDI